AAATGTGTGCCGCGGGAGGCTCCGAAAAAGCAGGAAGCCTGGGAGGTGGAGGGCCACAAACACCGTTAGGTTGCTTCCGGGTCCCCCTCCTACTCAGTCCTCACTCTAAATAACAGGTTGGAGGGTCCCTACCTGAGATAAAGGTCACCCACACCTGCATGCCCCAGGCACCAGACAAGACCAGCAAGTGGATGACTTTAATCAGACTTCCCGGGTCCTCTCCTTTTTCCATTCTGCAGCCCTGGGAAGGAAACAGTGGTGACTCAGCTTAACCTTCGACCCCCGAGCTTTGAGGCCTTGGCAGAGAGTGCATAGGGCCAGCCTCACACTGGTGCAAAGATGAGAGAAAACAGCCTGGAAATGGCAGTTGGAAGACCCAAAGTAGACCCTAGACAATCTCAAGCCCAACCAGTCGATCTGGGCTCAGGCTTGGGGCTGGAATCGTGGCTTTGCGGTCAGGGACTTTGTTGGTGCTGGCCTTACATGCTATCCTCCATACTtgcaaaataatagtaataataataagtaaataatatcaCCCAACATGAAGGCTTGTACCTGTAAATCCCCAACACTTGGAAGACGGAGACAGGGGAGTTGCCACTTTTCTAGCTCAAAGTTAGAAAAAGATTCCTCAATTCCAAAAAGCCTTTAAAGACGTAGAAACTGGCCTGGTGATTCACAGTTGTAACCCCAACATATCAGAGGGTGATGCAGGAAAATCACTGAGTTTGAGGACTGCCTGACATACTGTGAGACTCTCTCAAAATAAGGAAGCAAGCAAACATCTCAGGTCCAGCTGAGCAAATGGCTCAGCGGGCAGAGCGTTTGCCTCACGTGCAGGAAGCCTCGCGTTCCGTCTCCAGTTCTGCATAAAACAGGTTCTGGTTCTAGTCTGTCATTCCAGCACAAAAGTAGAAACAGGAGGGGCAGGAGTTGGAAGCCAACCAGagatacatgagaccttgtctcaaaaccaaaattcTAGAACAAAAGACTCTCTCTAAACCACAATGTCCACTGCACCCCAAAAGCTTGAATCCCAGCAGCTCAAGTTCACATACTTAGGTTTTCAGGGATTACCCTAGCTCTGCAGACATCTAAGAGCCCTCATCCGGAACCCGAGATATTCTAAGAACATCCCAAAACACCCCCGGAGCCCCATCTGACCCCACCGTTGGAGCACACGAGCTCAGGCGTAGGGACCAAGAACCGTGGCAGCTCCAGTGCAGCTCCGGCTTGCCTGAGATTTCCCAGGTTTTCTTCCGCCCCGCAGGCCTCGCCCCACCTCCCAGCCAGAGCCAATGAGATCACAGCTCTCACTCCTCTGGACTCTCCCACTTAGGGATTGCCCAGTTGGCTTGCGGGAATCAACTGGCCATCTCGCCTCTCCGGACTTCATCCAGTCTCACCGAAGATGCGCAGGCGCCAATGAGCTCCGCGCCTGAGCGGAGTGAACGGGCGTGGCTTATGGGAGGACCACGCCCTTCTCTGTGACTCCACCTTTGGCCTCCCCTCGTTTTCCAACGATGGTGTCCTCAGGGGATCAAAACTTCAGCGTCACAGCTGGGGACTGGCTTCGTGGTCCCTGATGGGAGAGCATGAACGGGTGGTATGCTGTAGTAGGTGGGAATGGAAGAGAATGGGGAGACTGGAAGGGTGTTAGATTGACAGAACAAGGGGTTAGGACTAATAGCAATGGTTAAGCTTCCAAGCTCGAAAATTTTTCTGGAGAAGGGGACAGCTGAAGATTCAATTGGGGTTGTGGGGAGGGCAGGCAAGGTTGGGGACCTTCTGGTGGTGACGCTCAGAAATGTGTCTTTCCTTTCCCGCTCTAATCTTCGAGGGTATCTGTGGTCCTCAGGTGACATTCTAGAACAAATTTCATTTACAAGCATTGGACTAAATCTGTGTAATCAGGGCAGCccaatatagtatatataattttttcccctcccagatagattctcactgtgtagccatggctggcctggaactagctttgtagactaggctggcttggaactcagggaccccctgagttctgggattaaaagggcTGAACTACCACATCCTGTCctttatgtgttttgtttgtttcagatttaaaaaaatttttatgtgtattaacGATTTGCTTGTATATATGTCTGGGCACTGCTTTCGAATCTagtgcctgtagaggtcagaagagggcatcaaatcctctgggactggagacacagacggttgtgagtcaccctatgggtgctgggaattgaacctgggtactCAGGAAAAGCAGCTAAACCAACTctcaagccatttttttttttaaggtttttgtgacagggtctcttgccCTGACTTGACTGAGACTCACTaagtggaccaggctggcctcgaactcagagagatttgcctgcctttgcctcctgagtgctgggattaaaggcatgtgactaCTTTCTGTCCCCTTTTTAAATATAAAGCCTTGTTATCCTTGTTGTGCATGAGACATGTCTTACGAGTGCGTGTGTCATGGCACGCacggcagaggacaactttacgCAGTTGGTTTTCTCTTCCCACCTTTAAGCTGGTCACTGGGCATCCGTTTGGGTTTACCTCTCCTCTGACTTTCACTTCTGCCAATACTGAGGAGATTCTGGCTGGAACATCTCTGAGGAGTCTCTTTGGGGAAACACTAAAGAGATCAGGTGTCTGGGGCTGGTTCTTAGTTGGCAAAGCACCTGCCTAGCGTGCAGCTGGGTTCCACCCCAGCACTGTGTAAACGGGATGCAGTGACACACGCCTGTCGTCCTAGCCACCGGggaggtagaagatggagaatcAGCTGTTCAAGATCATTCTTGGTTACAtaatgagttggaggctagcctgggctacatgagactgtttcaaaacaatACATAGCTAAAACCAAAAGGATGGGGAGTTAGTGGGCTCAGAGCTCCTCCCATGCCCCCTTTGCAGTGACTCTCTTTTGGCTGGCCTATCCCGGGACTCTGACGACTGTGTTTCTCATCTCTGCACACCTCCGTTACTCGCCATCACATCTTGGGCTGCTAAGGAGAGGAGCCAGTACTCACCACCTCCTGGAGAGCCTGGTAGACATTTGGAGGCCTGGGAGGGGCTGACAATTACAAGTGGCTTTCACTTGTCCCTGAAGGAAACCTTTGTCCCCCTAGGGCCCTCCTCAGACAAGGCTTTGGACTGTATGACCCACTGGTCCAGGGTTTTGGAGCCTGAGATCGTGAACACTGCTTCTGAACAAGCAGGGAAGTCTGGGGCCTGGGAGAAGGAGTGGGACTCAGAACCACAGCCTCATGAGGGTACACCCTGTTCCAGCTCAGACGTGAACAAGGACCATTATCATGACCAGGACCTTGTGAAGAGGAaccactgtgtagccaaggttaGCCAAGGTTATCCCCACTTAGGGTATCCCCATTAACCTAAGAGTGAACTTGCTGTGCACTACTATGGCGCGTAGGGAAGGGGTGCAGGGCAGGGTCTGTACTCTGTTTCAGAACCTAGAACAGCACTGctgaagggaggcagggaggggcagAGTACCCGGAGGGATCCTACTTGTGTGCCTTTGCTTGTTTGTCACAGTGGCtattgtagcccaagctgactcTGAATTTGCTCTGTAGCCAAAGCTGGATTTGAGTTCCTGTTTCTTATGCTTGCATCTTCTGAATGCTAGGATTCTAGGATGGAGACATTATGTCTTTGTGGGTTGTTTTCTGtcttctgaaacagggtttctttgtataaccctggctgtccaggagctTGTTCTGTCGACCAggatggtctggaactcaaagatgtacctgtctttgttttctaagtgctgggattaaaggggtgcaccatcactgcctggcctgtctttcattttttgaaggtgtgtgtgtgtgtgtgtgtgtgtgtgtgtttgtgcatatgagtATAATTCCtttaaggccagaagagggcattagatctctaGAGCTGAAGTTCTGGTAGGTAGTTTTGAGCCCTCTGACCTGGATAATTGGATAATTGGGTCTTCTTAAAGAACATtatgcatttttattaaaaaaaaaaaaaaagccgggtgtggtggcacacacctttaatcccagcactcgggaggtagaggcaggcggatctctgagtttgaggcaggccagcctggtctacagagtgagttccaggacaaccagggctacacagagaaaccctgtcttgaaaaaccaaaaaaaaaaaaaaaaaaaaaaaaaaaaaggctgattgGAAACTCTGTAGACCCGGATGGTCTCAGATTCACAAAGAGCCACCTgctactgcctcccaagtgtcttTAGCACAAGGTGTCCATGGAGACCAGGGTCAAGCACATTggatctcctagagctggagcTTTAAATGCTTTTGGGCCACCTaacctgggtgctgggaccaAATCTTAGGCCCCCCAAAGACCAAAACATTGAACTGACTCTTCAAACGTGAGGATGTCTgacgttttgtgtttttttgttttggtttgtttgtttgtttggctagtTGAttggtttttcttggttttgtatCTATATGGTTTCTTATTGTGCGTGAGACTCATACTAGTGACTAAAATTGTGTGTCCATATGGCTGATTGTGTTTAACAGCTTGTGGCTGGGtggttgtggtgcacaccttgaatcccagcacttggaggcagaggcaggcggatctctgtgaatttgaggccaccctggtctacacagtgagttctagtacagccagagctgcacaaagaaatcctgtctcacacaaacaaacaaacaaacaaacaaacaacagtttGTGGTGTGTCAAGTAAGTGTTGATGGTGTTTGTTGTAGACATTGCTGTAGCTGATGTCTTGTGCTCCGAAGGAGAAAGGTCAAACCAAGGACAGCCTGGCCTCTGCTTTACGTCAGGGTCAACCCGGAGTTCCATAGACAGAGATGAGGCACACAGTGCACTTCTGAGCATGTGCAGATGataagtgtgggggtgggggtcttggATGAATAACCATGGACATAGTTTTGCCTGATTTGGGATAACCAGACCTCAGGAGAACCACTCCTGCCCTGCGCTCTGGGGAGGGCTATAACAAGGTAAAGTATCTAAGGATACATTCTCACACTCCTCTCCTCTTGCTCCAGAAGTCCCTGGAGCCCAGCTCAGCCAAAGTAAAAGGTGAGCATGAGACCGGACGGGAAGACATTTGGGTTTCTATCCCTGCTTAATTTTCACTTCTATATTTACTCCCTGTGTTTGAGGGTGTGTGCCATGACCTTtgaaggttagaggacaacttaccAGGGTTGGTCGTGGGATCGAACTCAAGTCACCTTGTCTTAGTGGCAAGCACCTACCCACAGAGCCACCTTGGAGGGATACTTTCCACGTTCTTCTTCTCTAGTTTGAGGCCCATGCTCATTAAATGCTTCAAGGGGTCTCCTGCTCTATGCCTGcccctctgcttcctctgtcGCCCCATCTCTGCCCTGATCTTACCTCAGCCATGACTCGCCCTCGCCTCTGCCCACAGTTAAGAACACCATGATAATTCCTGACTCTCAGAAGCTCTTGCGATGCGAACTGGAGTCTCTCAGGAGCCAGCTGCAGGCTCAGAGCAAGGTGAGTCCCCTCCACCCTCTGCATCCCTGTTCTCATCCTTCTTCCCACTCCAAGAGGCCTCATCTCCTGCCCCTCAGGCTTTCGAGTTCCTGAATCACTCTGTGaccatgctggagaaggagagctGCCTACAGCAGATCAAGATTCAGCAGCTTGAAGGTGAGGGTGAGATAGAGGCCAAGGTCTGAGGAAGTTTGTGGTGAGTGGAAATAAGTTCCAGGTCAAGGTCAAAACAGGCTTTAAAAGATGGGGTCAAAGCTAGCCTCATACCCACAGCAGTTTCCCACCTTTTGAGGCTGGGCCCCAGCTGGtagggcacttgcctagcatgaatgaagtcctgggttccatcttTAGCCTGGAATGAAACTGGACcaggtggtgtgtgcctgtgatcccagcacttgggagacaaaagcCAGAGGATTATTCAAGGTTATCTAATTAGGGAGTTGAAAGTCAGCCCAGGCTAGAGATTCTGgctgagaaataaaaataagaacagaaGCCTCAGGCTGAGGGATGGCTtgtcaggtaagagcactggctgctcgtgcagaggacccaggttctggtCCCAGTATCCACGTGGTAGCCACCACcctctataacttcagttccagctaacaggacaccttcttctgacctccatgggcaccaggcaaaatgcccacataaaataaaaataatcttaaaaattaaaaatgttctaGGGTCCAGGAGATGGctctgttttatacacacacacacacacacacacacacacaccagttcttCAGAGTTAGAGATAGGAAGAATCTTGGGCTCCCTTGCTAGCCAGTCTACTGGAATCTtcaagcttcaggttcagtaagagaccctgtgtcaaaagatAAGGTGGAGAAGAATTACCTCCCTACCCCCGCCCCCACAGCCTGTATAactgtgcacacacctgcacaaacagatgaacatgtacatacacatagatacatacacacataaataaagccAAGAGAATCCAACTGTCTCTGCAGAAGTGCTGAGCCCCACGAGCCGCCAAGGAGAGAAGTATGGCCGTAAGTGGAGCACAGAGCAGGAGCTGTATGGGGCCCTGGCTCAAGGCCTGCAGGGGTTGCAGAAGACACTGAAGGAAGGCGAGGAGCTGCAACGGGCCCGTACCACTCGCTGCCTGCAGCTGTTGGCCCGGGAGATCCGGGACAGGTGGGTGTGGGCAAGGAGGGCAGCGTGGAGGTTTCAAGAAAGCAGGCCACCATTGGAGGAACTTAATTGAGCAGGGAAAGGAAGACTTGGAGGACATAACACGGGGACAGGAAAGGATACTCAGAGAATATAGGTGGCTAGAGAGTGGGTGTTTAGCCGAAGGGACCTAGAAGGTTAGGGAGACAGCAAGCTGGAGGTGGGGTGTGGAAGGGGGCAGGGACTCAGCAGATTAGGGAGCGGAGAGGCTGGAGAGTAAAAATCAAGAGCAGAATGCAACGCTGGGAAGATCCaggtaagaaagaaaaagtagactGAAAAGGTGGAAGGACTGAGCTGTAGGCGGAGTCTGGGACTGGGTGGAGCCTCGGGCTGTGGA
This portion of the Mus musculus strain C57BL/6J chromosome 9, GRCm38.p6 C57BL/6J genome encodes:
- the Ccdc159 gene encoding coiled-coil domain-containing protein 159 isoform 1 (isoform 1 is encoded by transcript variant 1); translation: MGEHERVVCCSSDSLLAGLSRDSDDCVSHLCTPPLLAITSWAAKERSQYSPPPGEPGPSSDKALDCMTHWSRVLEPEIVNTASEQAGKSGAWEKEWDSEPQPHEGTPCSSSDVNKDHYHDQDLVKRNHCVAKKSLEPSSAKVKVKNTMIIPDSQKLLRCELESLRSQLQAQSKAFEFLNHSVTMLEKESCLQQIKIQQLEEVLSPTSRQGEKYGRKWSTEQELYGALAQGLQGLQKTLKEGEELQRARTTRCLQLLAREIRDSKKFLWEELELVREEVTFIYQKLQDQEDEISENLLNIQKMQKTQVKCRKVLTKMKQQAYDSWPEAEGVPTEGNGCCKDDLQKELGDIWSAVHSLQSSIDCLALSMGTRPRASSLRGQKGHQCKSSQCPSWDSDSDWERPFSKSGSYPPA
- the Ccdc159 gene encoding coiled-coil domain-containing protein 159 isoform 2 (isoform 2 is encoded by transcript variant 2) translates to MNGCDSLLAGLSRDSDDCVSHLCTPPLLAITSWAAKERSQYSPPPGEPGPSSDKALDCMTHWSRVLEPEIVNTASEQAGKSGAWEKEWDSEPQPHEGTPCSSSDVNKDHYHDQDLVKRNHCVAKKSLEPSSAKVKVKNTMIIPDSQKLLRCELESLRSQLQAQSKAFEFLNHSVTMLEKESCLQQIKIQQLEEVLSPTSRQGEKYGRKWSTEQELYGALAQGLQGLQKTLKEGEELQRARTTRCLQLLAREIRDSKKFLWEELELVREEVTFIYQKLQDQEDEISENLLNIQKMQKTQVKCRKVLTKMKQQAYDSWPEAEGVPTEGNGCCKDDLQKELGDIWSAVHSLQSSIDCLALSMGTRPRASSLRGQKGHQCKSSQCPSWDSDSDWERPFSKSGSYPPA